In Caproicibacterium amylolyticum, a genomic segment contains:
- a CDS encoding methyl-accepting chemotaxis protein yields the protein MRTERKRKASSLKKRIVSLITFCIVLLAAVSIISGSLTSYNGLLQNVNKDLNSIGQIADVAISRELEDIKSTAKEAQKIDRSASNKNAERDLQTFCKENGYDGVAIVTASGTVDTTDDVLKNVKFTEDSYFKEALQGNVTIGTTVSNGSDGVFVPVYVPVDNNQSVIVCRLPGTVFSDIIKNIRVGDTGNVFILDKKGIIVGNMRPELVKVRTDFITDGKTDSSKAEAAAVYSEMVSGKSGVSQYSYSGVKRVCSYRPITNGNGWSLGAVAPIGEMTSSITSTIFFMTLFIVLSAVACEVITIKVVKKITKPITDCADRLTKLSEGDLHSEVPTTDANDETGILLKQLDVTMTRLRTVVQGISDYLASMANGDLSLKDPPQYRGDFAQVSKSIATILASLNHVVQQIEQSSSEVTSGSEQIAAGAQALSQGATEQASSVEELAATIQGISKQVDANTRHANKAEMKAVETAKELENGKADMQQMLGAMREISDSSGQIGKIIKSIQDIAFQTNILALNAAVEAARAGEAGKGFAVVADEVRNLANKSQEASQETTKMIERSVTAVESGTKIAHETAASMDRIVAASDVSTEMVHKISSASQEQDVAIQQVTQGMDQISSVVQTNSATAEESAAASEELSGQAAMLKKLVSYFKLRDGSDTALGSMNDMPSVAPENPASYSNSEFTNYRQDKY from the coding sequence GTGAGGACAGAAAGAAAACGAAAGGCTAGCTCATTAAAAAAAAGGATTGTGTCACTTATCACTTTCTGCATTGTGCTGCTGGCTGCGGTCAGCATTATTTCCGGTTCGCTGACCAGTTATAATGGCCTTTTGCAGAATGTTAACAAGGACTTAAATTCAATCGGGCAAATTGCGGACGTTGCAATCAGTAGAGAATTGGAGGACATAAAGTCTACTGCAAAGGAGGCACAGAAAATTGACCGTTCTGCTTCCAATAAAAATGCGGAACGGGACTTGCAGACGTTTTGTAAGGAAAACGGGTATGATGGAGTGGCGATTGTTACTGCTTCCGGTACAGTTGACACAACCGATGATGTCCTGAAAAACGTGAAGTTTACGGAGGATTCGTACTTTAAGGAAGCACTGCAGGGCAATGTAACCATCGGCACAACTGTTTCCAATGGCAGTGATGGTGTTTTTGTTCCGGTTTATGTTCCGGTGGACAACAACCAGTCGGTAATCGTCTGTCGGCTGCCTGGTACGGTATTCAGTGATATCATTAAGAATATCCGCGTTGGAGATACAGGTAACGTGTTTATTCTGGATAAAAAGGGAATCATCGTTGGCAATATGCGGCCAGAACTTGTGAAAGTGCGCACCGACTTTATTACAGACGGCAAAACGGATTCCAGTAAGGCTGAGGCTGCCGCTGTGTATTCTGAGATGGTGTCAGGCAAATCGGGAGTTTCGCAGTATTCTTACAGCGGCGTAAAACGTGTATGTTCTTATCGGCCAATTACAAACGGAAACGGTTGGTCATTGGGTGCGGTTGCTCCGATTGGTGAGATGACCAGTTCCATTACAAGCACCATATTTTTCATGACATTATTTATTGTTCTCAGTGCAGTTGCATGCGAGGTCATTACCATTAAGGTTGTTAAGAAGATTACAAAGCCGATTACCGACTGTGCGGACCGCTTGACAAAGTTGTCGGAAGGCGATCTCCATTCCGAGGTGCCGACAACAGATGCCAATGATGAAACCGGTATTTTGCTTAAACAGCTTGACGTTACAATGACTAGACTGCGCACGGTGGTGCAGGGCATTTCAGATTATCTGGCATCTATGGCAAATGGCGACCTTTCACTGAAAGACCCGCCGCAGTACAGAGGTGACTTTGCACAGGTTTCCAAGTCGATTGCTACCATATTGGCTTCTTTAAATCATGTTGTGCAGCAGATTGAGCAGAGTTCTTCCGAGGTAACAAGTGGTTCCGAACAGATTGCGGCAGGTGCGCAGGCATTAAGCCAGGGCGCAACCGAACAAGCGAGTTCTGTGGAAGAACTGGCAGCTACTATTCAGGGAATTTCCAAGCAGGTTGACGCAAACACAAGGCATGCCAACAAAGCAGAAATGAAAGCAGTTGAAACTGCGAAGGAACTGGAAAACGGCAAGGCGGATATGCAGCAAATGCTGGGTGCAATGCGGGAAATCAGTGATTCTTCTGGCCAGATCGGTAAGATTATCAAGTCAATTCAGGACATTGCTTTCCAGACTAACATACTTGCACTGAATGCTGCAGTTGAAGCAGCACGTGCAGGGGAAGCTGGCAAGGGCTTTGCGGTAGTCGCTGATGAAGTTCGCAATTTGGCAAACAAGAGTCAGGAAGCTTCTCAGGAAACGACCAAGATGATTGAACGCTCGGTTACTGCGGTTGAGTCCGGTACGAAGATTGCTCATGAAACGGCTGCATCCATGGATCGTATTGTGGCAGCTTCTGATGTTTCTACCGAGATGGTACATAAGATTTCCAGTGCTTCTCAAGAGCAGGATGTGGCAATTCAGCAGGTTACGCAAGGTATGGATCAGATTTCCAGCGTTGTACAGACTAACTCCGCAACGGCAGAAGAAAGTGCAGCTGCAAGTGAAGAACTTTCCGGACAGGCTGCAATGCTGAAAAAGCTGGTTAGCTATTTCAAGCTTCGCGATGGAAGCGACACTGCTCTCGGCAGTATGAATGATATGCCGTCCGTTGCACCGGAAAATCCGGCATCCTACAGCAACTCTGAATTCACAAATTATAGACAGGATAAGTACTAA
- the srtB gene encoding class B sortase: MSSQKKTKKKKHIAFPLSLVACLLAVDFFAFGLFFELTSRSESHKFYDSLATRTVQGSTTSAAAMTPQIDFKNLRATCPNAVAWIYSIGTPINYPIVQGKDNQYYLSHRADNSSNENGAVFLNKSNSPNFTDDNSILFAHHLATGDMFTSLEKYRDQKYYQAHPTMDLITPTATYKIQLIAGYVLDGASPIFPTRFATDGEQKQFLDNARKQSVFTSKVQVTSKDRLITMCTCTYDYNNARLAVVGKLVKQSSK; the protein is encoded by the coding sequence ATGAGCAGCCAAAAAAAGACGAAAAAGAAAAAGCACATTGCGTTTCCACTTTCCCTGGTTGCCTGCCTGCTTGCAGTTGATTTCTTCGCATTTGGCCTTTTCTTTGAACTGACCAGCCGAAGCGAAAGTCATAAATTTTATGACAGCCTTGCAACAAGAACCGTGCAGGGCTCCACCACTTCCGCTGCGGCCATGACTCCGCAAATTGATTTCAAGAATCTTAGAGCAACTTGTCCCAATGCAGTCGCTTGGATTTACAGCATCGGCACACCAATTAACTATCCTATCGTACAGGGGAAAGATAATCAATATTATCTTTCCCACCGCGCTGACAACAGCAGCAATGAAAACGGTGCAGTGTTTCTGAACAAGAGCAACTCCCCCAATTTTACAGATGACAACTCCATTCTCTTTGCACATCATCTGGCAACTGGAGATATGTTCACTTCTCTTGAGAAATATCGTGATCAGAAATACTATCAGGCACATCCAACTATGGACCTGATTACACCTACAGCTACCTATAAGATTCAGCTGATTGCCGGCTACGTACTGGATGGTGCCTCTCCCATCTTCCCCACCCGGTTCGCTACTGACGGTGAGCAGAAACAATTTCTGGACAATGCGCGTAAGCAAAGCGTATTTACCAGCAAAGTACAGGTCACTTCTAAAGACAGACTAATTACGATGTGTACCTGCACCTATGATTACAATAATGCTCGCCTTGCCGTTGTTGGCAAACTAGTAAAACAATCGTCAAAATAA
- a CDS encoding prealbumin-like fold domain-containing protein — MKKIELRRRAHPSIRQILRKAAASALAFAVTVSAFTGLVPMKAHAEESTTPYITTLINKQTLKAGVTMSGTTPSTYGASYSWDKNSSDWTSAINYSFTIPLEKMQRSAVDAADSAIESDKTYDLDLPEEICAGIKAAGGSADITGSFSPITLSEGGTAFSSIIVGSVSLDSTEKKAILTFGKDKHNGAVPNYSAWLNYYAKKDNAAAVSDNYLPKCTVQLGCKLDKTTINKNRQQTLPLYFGGEGAKSRDSSYFTLDLQFPEYNPESPVIDLSGHQETVTQPVSMDGNQVTFTEVSTGCIVWTAVITPNNCSYTGLTFKMPGDYVKGSLGFKGSPENKIDKADNDTTDKPDVEVNFANALNMYADSSTKQIVLTYKTKPSSDSFQKPSHTFGSQTTTAALTGEVKATAELAMDGGSFKGSEVTVPFSQTWLRKQGTYDKVQNMVYWCLLFNENGRAISNATIQDKLENQTFTGTVYVSTKASAKKDDTDGGVWTISPAENSNGKSTISIPLQKSDGSKDFNSPLYIWYTTKVNTDFFNQEGAEDNSVKNDPHVGFDLKDKWTGGSSGAAQEAQVKPGIAALRKEGIYNAQTHTIDWSIYLNEAVEKWTYVDLQDAITSSYNSTEGSTRQRLVPLTGSVTPVSEGTIDTADSFNNYIQITEAGDTLSPHSSATGSIVTKSTKPTGEAEYFTSNIQIKWATKVTDAAENNESQQKVSPIKGKKVIHYRTVLTVEDDYTGNSGGTGTQYANTAKLFVNPGPVPGGTVTPTPVTLTTRDNTTLTGGGNQVEASNPAPDDSQGRFVADTFYHIKTIISGPNTTHSVTTDKSDETNDAGTIVTDKNGQPLIASYHYEKWDNATADETDTKEAPAVIGSQSSPQKGTGKVTVNSTMLRAGFVNVLPNSTDTNYDYVNHRLKLRITVNQNKQDAMNGWCIKNALPTGTSYVDGSLAGTLSDGITSTEISTITDVVTADTTTTPGTVYFTIQGSSVDKKTLTLTFNIKLADHGTETNAKELGDAAAKLAFSSGKPLPNFTLSNSTYLYKTSGDAQDDTKNERSIAHWDKTQSNDETAIQQTNVKSPIAEEKVLLPAQSNGALQYQLLVNKLGATVPGTTDNTITIQLPAGLQLVEGSVQFQNAIVTPDGSSVDEASMKESNGVYSTNYVVKTLKPSSDYTYSVARTDSGKPGRGILTVKRPSTDISTPCRITFSAEIGSLISGINGSSLITYNTDTNVPTDSITMQSVDEANTLATENRSVIKLQKTDEVGAPLAGALFDIRCADMTMLTGQLFASVSTNKNGLAVFRVPAGHTYTIQEYQAPSGYTMDDTSPFTEKSDSTGGVAVTVNNDALGKTFQYYGTEKKFSTDVNIGDTVPVINKRNSASSIVFYVQSSPQTDPSSSSTSTPSSNASTPSSNASTPSSNASTPSSNASTPSSNASTPSSSASTPSNNASTPSNKADTATFAGNLMLRGAGDAAEKHITGSPLKGAIYGLYKDQACGTLLQQATSDSNGKVEFAKLAWGSDTPYYIREITPPDLFSSKKTPRPYKAVLTTEKDVQFSEGDFNNSDKQDWLLISYDPKVGTSIVNVTKHGEDTGDVGLSGATFQLQTPGGAVFQTATTGDTGIASFKRLPAGAYKLHETKAPNNYIVAGDQDVTVTAGNITAVTVTDKRNPNSKSGSMTVQMKYDANTDETQIAKEYGFTVRLSNSDGTALNGTFTYKRSDGKTGTLKYGTGSSSSSTSSTSSTKTLSLRGDAAGGNTATVPLKGNTEVSIEVPNGTHYTVVAPEITGYELKKSADDAYVQASNTTPATFNYTKQAGTASSNSGTSGTSGTSGTSGTSSTRSGASGTSNSNASGTSGTSGSRGNGASGTNGTSGAKGTNGTGGTNGTNGTNGTGGTTGTTGSGSKSSSETLPKTNVPDTIPFWSVGLAVSSLVTFFVLRWGLKRKKREE; from the coding sequence ATGAAAAAGATTGAATTGCGCAGACGCGCGCACCCATCCATCCGGCAAATCCTGCGAAAGGCGGCGGCTTCCGCACTCGCATTTGCTGTAACAGTTTCGGCCTTTACAGGCCTTGTGCCCATGAAGGCGCACGCAGAGGAAAGCACCACACCTTATATTACGACCCTAATTAACAAACAAACGCTTAAGGCGGGCGTTACCATGAGCGGAACAACGCCTTCTACATACGGTGCCAGCTACAGCTGGGATAAAAACAGCTCCGACTGGACCAGTGCCATAAACTACAGCTTTACGATTCCACTTGAAAAAATGCAGCGCAGCGCTGTAGATGCTGCAGACAGCGCCATTGAAAGTGATAAAACGTATGACCTGGATTTACCGGAAGAAATCTGCGCTGGTATCAAAGCCGCAGGGGGTTCGGCAGATATCACCGGCAGTTTTTCACCGATTACATTATCAGAAGGGGGCACAGCTTTCAGTTCCATAATTGTCGGTAGTGTGTCCCTGGATTCAACCGAGAAAAAAGCTATTTTGACCTTTGGCAAAGATAAACATAATGGGGCTGTCCCAAATTACAGCGCATGGCTAAATTATTATGCAAAAAAAGACAATGCCGCCGCAGTAAGTGATAATTATCTGCCAAAGTGCACCGTCCAGCTTGGCTGCAAGCTGGACAAAACAACCATTAACAAAAACAGACAGCAAACCCTGCCCCTCTACTTCGGCGGTGAAGGCGCCAAAAGCCGCGACTCCAGCTACTTTACACTGGACCTGCAGTTCCCGGAGTATAACCCCGAGTCACCGGTAATTGACCTTTCCGGACATCAGGAAACCGTAACGCAGCCGGTTTCTATGGATGGCAACCAAGTTACTTTTACCGAAGTCAGCACCGGCTGCATCGTGTGGACAGCTGTGATTACCCCCAACAACTGCTCCTATACAGGCTTGACTTTTAAAATGCCCGGAGATTATGTGAAGGGTTCCCTCGGTTTTAAGGGCAGCCCGGAAAATAAAATTGACAAGGCAGATAATGATACAACCGACAAACCGGATGTAGAAGTTAACTTTGCGAATGCACTGAATATGTATGCCGACTCTTCCACAAAACAAATTGTTTTGACCTACAAAACCAAACCTTCCAGCGACAGCTTTCAGAAGCCCTCGCACACCTTCGGCTCGCAAACCACGACGGCCGCTCTGACCGGTGAAGTGAAGGCAACCGCCGAGTTAGCAATGGACGGCGGTTCCTTTAAAGGCTCCGAAGTAACCGTACCTTTTTCACAAACATGGCTGCGCAAGCAGGGCACCTACGACAAAGTACAAAATATGGTTTACTGGTGTTTGCTTTTTAACGAAAACGGCCGCGCTATCAGCAATGCTACGATTCAGGACAAACTTGAAAACCAAACCTTTACCGGCACTGTTTATGTCAGCACAAAGGCTTCTGCTAAAAAAGATGATACGGATGGCGGCGTGTGGACAATTTCTCCTGCAGAAAACAGTAACGGCAAGAGTACCATTAGCATACCGCTTCAAAAGAGTGACGGCAGCAAAGACTTTAATTCTCCTCTGTACATCTGGTATACCACAAAGGTAAACACCGATTTCTTTAACCAAGAGGGCGCAGAAGACAATTCCGTGAAAAATGACCCACACGTTGGCTTTGACCTAAAAGATAAATGGACGGGTGGTTCTTCCGGTGCGGCGCAGGAAGCGCAAGTAAAACCAGGCATTGCTGCCCTGCGTAAAGAGGGCATCTACAACGCACAAACTCACACTATTGACTGGTCAATTTATTTAAATGAAGCAGTTGAAAAATGGACATATGTTGACTTGCAGGATGCCATCACTTCTAGCTACAACTCCACCGAAGGCAGTACCAGGCAAAGATTGGTTCCGCTAACGGGTTCTGTAACCCCTGTTAGCGAGGGTACCATAGACACAGCAGACAGCTTCAATAATTACATTCAGATTACCGAAGCTGGTGATACACTTTCGCCACACAGTAGCGCAACCGGAAGTATTGTGACCAAATCAACCAAACCAACCGGTGAAGCAGAATACTTTACAAGCAATATTCAGATTAAATGGGCTACAAAGGTTACAGATGCAGCGGAAAACAATGAATCCCAGCAAAAAGTTTCGCCAATCAAAGGTAAAAAAGTAATTCACTACAGAACCGTTTTAACCGTTGAAGACGATTACACCGGCAACAGCGGTGGCACCGGTACACAGTATGCCAACACGGCAAAGCTGTTTGTGAACCCTGGCCCCGTTCCCGGCGGAACAGTTACCCCAACACCGGTTACACTTACCACTCGAGATAACACCACATTAACAGGTGGCGGTAACCAAGTCGAAGCAAGCAACCCCGCCCCGGACGATTCGCAGGGACGCTTTGTAGCCGATACCTTTTATCATATAAAAACGATTATTTCTGGTCCCAATACCACTCATAGTGTCACCACAGACAAGTCGGATGAAACAAATGATGCTGGTACGATAGTAACGGATAAGAACGGCCAGCCACTAATTGCTTCCTATCACTATGAAAAGTGGGACAACGCCACCGCAGATGAAACGGATACGAAAGAAGCCCCCGCTGTGATTGGTTCACAGTCTAGCCCACAAAAAGGCACTGGTAAAGTAACAGTAAACAGCACCATGCTGCGGGCAGGTTTTGTAAACGTTCTGCCCAACAGTACGGACACAAATTATGACTACGTGAACCACAGGCTAAAGCTGCGAATTACCGTAAACCAAAATAAGCAGGACGCAATGAACGGCTGGTGCATAAAAAATGCTTTACCCACCGGCACCAGTTATGTTGACGGGTCTCTTGCTGGCACACTTTCCGACGGCATTACTTCTACGGAAATTTCAACAATTACTGACGTTGTTACTGCTGATACGACCACAACGCCCGGCACTGTGTATTTCACAATACAAGGCAGCAGTGTGGACAAAAAGACACTGACACTTACGTTTAATATCAAACTTGCGGACCACGGCACGGAAACAAATGCCAAAGAGTTAGGCGATGCTGCCGCAAAGCTTGCTTTTTCCAGTGGCAAGCCCCTGCCTAATTTTACGTTAAGCAATAGTACCTATTTATATAAAACAAGTGGGGATGCGCAGGACGACACTAAAAACGAACGCTCCATTGCACACTGGGACAAAACACAGTCTAATGACGAAACGGCCATTCAGCAAACCAATGTAAAAAGCCCCATAGCAGAAGAAAAAGTTTTGCTGCCTGCGCAGAGCAATGGTGCTCTCCAGTACCAGCTGCTAGTAAACAAACTTGGTGCCACTGTTCCCGGCACTACGGATAACACCATTACCATACAGCTCCCCGCCGGATTGCAGTTGGTGGAAGGCAGTGTGCAGTTCCAAAATGCAATCGTTACGCCAGATGGGTCGAGCGTAGATGAAGCCAGCATGAAAGAATCTAATGGCGTATACAGCACAAACTATGTTGTGAAGACATTGAAACCAAGTTCCGATTATACTTACAGTGTAGCCCGTACAGACAGCGGCAAGCCGGGGCGCGGCATTCTGACTGTGAAGCGCCCGAGCACCGATATTTCCACCCCCTGCCGTATTACTTTTTCGGCGGAGATTGGCTCACTTATTTCCGGGATTAACGGCAGCAGCCTGATTACCTATAATACAGACACTAACGTTCCAACGGATTCCATTACTATGCAAAGTGTGGATGAAGCCAATACCCTTGCCACAGAAAACCGTTCGGTAATTAAACTGCAAAAAACCGACGAGGTTGGCGCACCACTGGCTGGTGCTCTGTTTGACATTCGTTGCGCGGATATGACCATGCTTACTGGTCAGCTTTTTGCCTCCGTTTCAACCAACAAAAATGGTTTGGCGGTATTTCGTGTCCCTGCCGGACACACTTACACGATACAGGAATATCAGGCACCAAGCGGCTACACAATGGACGACACTTCTCCTTTTACAGAAAAGTCAGACAGTACAGGCGGCGTAGCGGTAACAGTAAACAATGACGCACTCGGTAAAACCTTCCAGTATTATGGTACTGAAAAGAAATTCTCTACCGATGTGAATATAGGCGATACGGTGCCAGTTATCAATAAGCGCAATAGCGCAAGTTCTATTGTGTTTTATGTACAGTCCAGTCCGCAAACAGATCCCAGTTCCAGCAGTACGTCAACTCCTTCCAGCAATGCATCAACCCCTTCCAGCAATGCATCAACCCCTTCCAGCAATGCATCAACCCCTTCCAGCAATGCATCAACCCCTTCCAGCAATGCATCAACCCCTTCCAGCAGTGCGTCAACTCCTTCCAACAATGCGTCAACTCCTTCCAACAAAGCAGACACCGCAACTTTTGCGGGCAACCTGATGCTTCGTGGTGCAGGGGACGCTGCGGAAAAACACATAACTGGCTCACCGCTGAAAGGCGCTATCTATGGGCTGTACAAAGATCAGGCTTGCGGCACACTTTTGCAGCAAGCTACCAGCGACAGCAACGGCAAGGTGGAATTTGCAAAGCTTGCCTGGGGTTCCGATACACCGTATTATATTCGTGAAATTACCCCACCTGATTTATTTAGTTCTAAAAAAACACCAAGGCCATACAAAGCTGTTTTAACCACAGAAAAAGATGTACAGTTCTCCGAAGGCGACTTTAACAATTCCGACAAACAGGATTGGCTGCTGATTTCTTACGACCCGAAAGTCGGCACCAGCATCGTAAATGTAACGAAGCACGGCGAAGACACGGGAGATGTCGGTCTTTCCGGCGCAACCTTCCAGCTGCAGACACCCGGCGGTGCTGTGTTCCAAACTGCTACCACCGGTGACACCGGCATTGCCTCTTTCAAGCGTCTGCCGGCCGGCGCTTACAAACTGCACGAAACAAAAGCACCAAACAATTATATTGTAGCTGGTGATCAAGATGTAACTGTTACCGCCGGCAACATTACAGCCGTTACGGTGACCGATAAGCGCAACCCGAACTCTAAGAGCGGCAGCATGACAGTACAGATGAAGTATGATGCCAATACAGATGAAACTCAAATTGCGAAGGAATATGGTTTCACTGTACGTCTGAGCAATTCGGACGGAACAGCATTAAACGGCACCTTTACCTACAAACGCAGTGATGGCAAAACAGGTACGCTGAAATACGGTACTGGTTCTTCTTCCAGCAGCACTTCCAGCACCTCCTCTACAAAAACATTGTCACTACGTGGCGATGCTGCCGGTGGAAATACCGCAACCGTTCCTCTAAAGGGCAATACGGAAGTTTCCATTGAAGTGCCAAACGGCACGCACTATACTGTTGTAGCACCGGAAATTACCGGCTATGAACTAAAAAAATCTGCTGATGACGCTTATGTACAAGCATCCAACACTACACCAGCCACGTTTAATTACACCAAGCAGGCTGGTACAGCAAGCAGCAATTCCGGCACTTCTGGTACCTCTGGTACTTCAGGAACTTCCGGTACTTCTTCCACCCGCTCCGGCGCTTCGGGGACTTCCAACTCCAATGCTTCCGGTACCTCAGGAACTTCCGGCAGCAGAGGCAATGGCGCCAGTGGTACAAACGGAACCAGCGGAGCCAAGGGTACAAACGGCACTGGAGGCACAAACGGTACGAACGGCACAAACGGAACCGGCGGCACTACCGGCACCACTGGCAGCGGCAGCAAGAGCAGCAGCGAAACTCTGCCGAAAACAAACGTGCCAGATACAATTCCTTTCTGGAGCGTTGGACTGGCCGTTTCATCCTTGGTAACATTCTTTGTTCTGCGCTGGGGCCTCAAGCGGAAAAAGAGGGAGGAATAA